The region GGCGTTATTTTTGTTGAGTGTATCTgaattgattgttttttttttgttcttagGCGATAATGATGAGCATCTGCCTCCAGTCCATGGTAGATGAACTGATGGTGAAGAAGTCTGGTGGAAGCATTAAGAAAGTCAGTTTCTCCGTTTGTTGTTGTGCAAATGCAAGCTTGCATTGCTGCCGTGTGTGCTTTtctgcatgcgtgtctgtgtgcatgtttactCACAAGCCCTAAAACAACTACTTTCATTATGTTCAGTTTGGTTTTTCTGCATTTATAACCATCCCTTTTTATGAACTGCTGCAAGAAGCTCTCTTGAAGCCTCTGAACAGCAGAAACTCCAGGATTCTTTAGGAGTCTCAGCCCCAGGATGTGTAGAAGGGACTTTGCCTGCTCTTGTTTGTGCAGATACGCCTCAGAGCCTGGCACTGAGAAAATGCGGCTGTTTATGCCAGGGCTTAACTGTACTCTCTTGTCACTCATGACGCCCTCTTGTCACTGGAGAATAAGCTCCATCTTGAGTGTGGAGCCTGTGAGCCCTGTGTTCAGCACCCTCTCCCACTCTAACACCAACACTGCATACGTTTAGCAGATGCAGAAGAGACGTCTCAATGGCTCCATCCACCGATCCAACAGTCAGCAAGCTGTGAAGTCCCCTCCGTTACTGGTAAAGAGTCAGGGCTCATTGAATTACTGCCTGCTTTTTGACTATGACACAAGATAACTTAACttatctttctttcattcttgaATATCTCCAGGACTCCCCCGACACGAGCCGTGAACAAGTACCCAAGCTCTCGGTGAGTTCCAGTCCAGGTTATTGTGTCTTGTTACACCACAGATTTGTTTCCActgatttgtctttgtgtgatGAGATGAGCATAAAGTGGGTCTTTACATGTCCTTTACTTTGTGCTTTATTAGACAAAGCTCTCTTCTGTCTCCCTGAGGGGCATTAGTGCCTCCAACTCAGCTAATGATCTCAGCGGTAATGATTTCCATGGAAACTATGCCTTTGAGGGCATCGGGGATGATGACCTGTGATGCCTGTCTCAGACCGAACCACAGGACAACTGAGACAAGCTGAGACTGTTAGTGCACATGCCACTGGTCCAATTCTGCGAGATTCCAACCCAACTGAGTGCTCTGCTGCCCTAAGACCTTCTCCagcagtgcaaacacacacacacgcacgcacgcacacacacacaccacaaatcaAGTAAGGGTGTTACAAGTTATTAATTTACATAGATCTGACCAAACTAGAGTACTTGTAATATCCAGACCTTGTTAATAAGCAAAATGCAGTGTAAACACATACCTGTTCAAAATTTCAGACCTGTGTGTAGGTATATCCTGTTAAGGACAGTGTAACCATACACGTAGTCACAGGGTTACATAATTGCTTTGGGGCCAATTACCATATCCAAGAAAGATGTTATTGGCTACTGCTGACATCGACCTTCATGAAATAGTACTTACTTATTAGAAATGACTAATCTATTTTATTCATCACCCCTTGCTAGGCATTCCATGAACCCTCTACCATCTTATGTCAATCTGATGACTTCAGTGCAAGTTCTTGCTATATCTGAGGATGCTAATTTGAATAAGTACAAACATTCTAACATTATCTATCTGGTTCATTTGCATTAGACTTGGTTATCATGACTAAAGTCTAAATGGTTGTGGCCTCAGGCTAAAGTCTGTTGGCATTTCTGTGCCAAACTAGAGAAGGGAGTACTCAGTTAAAACCTTCAATATGTACAGAGTCCCAAaccttattttcttttgtttctttgtctttattGGCCATCGGGTACTTCAGAACTGTTCACAACATGTGATAAAGAACAGAAGTCCTAATACAGTTCCCAATGGAAAGCTGCTCCTCAGATGCATTGCTAGAGAGTCCTACagtgtcctttttttttccttaaaaatgCCTTACATTCCAGCTTGCCAGTTTGGATGCAAATCCAGCATTGAGAACTGATTGGCTTAAAGTTGTTTCACTGTTGGGTCCTGGCCAGCAGAAGCTCTGGTGAGAAATCTTGCAGAATTTAGTGCCATTCGGTTGGTGTTGTTGGCAGAACTGCTTGCACATGCTGAACCCATGTTTTTGCACAGTATTAACAAGGACAGATGACTGACTTGATATTTATTGAGAAATTAACCATGGAAAACATTCAGACATGTAGAAATGGCTTGTGCAGATCTGTCATTAGATTTATTCCCTGTTTTCCAGCCaatattttgtgaaatgtttctcATAAATGCCAAAATTATAGTTTACTAAAGCATTTTGCACAGAGGAAGCATTTAAAATCATGGTAATGTCacttttataaatgtacatgcaATTAAGAAAAAAGTATTCTGAAAATTTTACTAATATGTATCATCAATAGAGAATTATAATCAAATACCATAGATCAAATATAATCCAAGatgtgtaaaattaaaatagaaacTAACATGTATCACTGTTTACAGAATTGTAGAAAGAGAGCAGTGTTTACAAATTTCAGATTGAATTTCAGTGATTGTCTTTTTACtcataatgcattttattttttgagaacGTCAcctatttttcaaaattaattttgtattttatgaaaTACATTGTGGCAATCATCTCGGAGGACTGTGTGAAAGTGGTGCTTGGAAGATGGCTACATTTTCATCTTTCATGCTGGTGTTCTGACTACATCCTATGATGTGATTGTCAGTGTGAACCGAATACCCATGTCTATTCAACCCCCCATTTGTGATGGTCTTCGGTCCAGAGATGCAGTCTCCAGTGTAATTCCTACTTGCCAAATACAGTGAAGAATACTGATTGAATTTAGTTGTTGGAGAAAATGATCAATATTTGTCTCATCAGTATGGGTGTTACTGAGAGCAGAGCATGTTCTTATTCTGTAAAGGGTGGCTGATTGTTTTAATGTCTGTATTCTGTAATTGTCAATGTCACCACTGTATCGAGAAAGAAAATGGTTAATGGTATATCCTTTTAATGCCAGAGCATCACATGAAGCCTATCATTGTGCTTTTAGCTGCATCACCATTTTATATTTAGGAGCAGAGAATGAAGGAGGTGGAGACCTGGAGTTCAATAAAATCAGGTGCCAAACAATAGTTCTGCCGGTTAGTGTCTTTTGTGCACACTTGACTGTGTTGGGGAAATTATTTCTAGATTTTGATATGCCCACATAATGCAAAGCTGTGATTATGCGTGTCCTTCTAGTTCTTCTTCTCCTGGTGATTGGTGGGATTCTTGTCTTCTCCTCTAAGCAGTAGTCTCACatcatacatgtgtacatgaaTAAAATGGGTAAATGTACTTTACTTGTAATTCTATTCATTAGCATGTTCATACTACTAATTTAGTACATcacatgctggaaaaaaacacattcacataccaATACCACCACAAAAGAGTTTTATTTCAGAATACTTAAGGCAAGTAGAAACAACTGCATAATTACAAGAGAACACTCAAGCACCTCACACTTAAGGGATTCCATCTCAAGGTTTGTTAATTCCTTGGCAACCTGAAAGTTATAAACTGCATAAAGAATTTATGGTCCCTTTTCTTTGACTTAATGCCACTGTTGGCAAATACATGCCAAACATTCTTTTGAAATTCACCcacaaaaaaatgcatatgaaaacaAAAGGTTTACAATAAGTATGAATGCATGTTTACACTGCACCATCCTGCttcaaatacacatacaaaatggGCTTTTTCACAGttaaaacacaaccaaaaaGCAACGCTGTCCCCAATAATTACTGCATAACTGAAAGCTGCAGTGTTGATACTGGTGTTGACAGTGATGTAAACAAGTGGTTTGTAAAGGGCTGTTGTGCAGTTTTAAAACTCCATTTGAGCAGCAAAGGCCTCTGAGCAAGGTTTACTCAGTGAGAACATACAGTTGGATTGTTCTATAGGCAGTGGTGCAGAGTAATGGTGAACAGGCGTGCAAGGTAAACAGAGTGATAAATTGCATTTCAGTCAAGGTAAAAAGTACACAATGTGTTTGGCACTGACAAATGAAACAAGGGCAGTCCCCTTAGGCCTCTGTGAAGTCCTGAATTGCCCAATCCcattcaaatgcatttaaacattCTGTTTAAATCTTCAAGCTTATGCAACAAATCTGTTTAGCAGCTTGGGTGTTTttaagaaacatgaaaaaatacagaaaacagaataaGCAAGCTTATGCTGGTACAGTAACACTTCGTCACCTGCTATCTGCAGTATAATCTcagtctccccctctctcgcgcCTCATAATACAATCACCTCTCTTGTTGCCAGGctacacctcctcctcctcctcctccccctctacctCATTGCCAGGCAGCCGCACCTTCACCCAGCCATCAGTGGCTAGTCCATGCTTCTTCTGGTGCCTCTTGTAGTTGTCCCAGTGGCCTGTGGTGTAGCCGCATTCCTGGCACTTGTGGGGCTTCTCGCCGGTGTGCCGCAGCATGTGCCTCTTCAGGTTCATGCTCTGATTGCAGCTGTAGCTGCACATGGCGCACTGGAAGGGCTTGGCGCCCGAGTGCACGCGCTGGTGCCGCTTCAGGTTGGCCAGGTTGCCGCAGGCGTAGTCGCACAGGTGGCACTTGTAGGGTTTCTCGCCCGTGTGCACGCGGTGGTGCCGCTTGAGGTTATCGAAGTGGGCAGAGGCGTAGTCGCACTGCGGGCACTTGTACGGCTTCTCGCCACTGTGTGTCTTCATGTGGCGGGCCAGGTGGTTGGGGTAGTGCGTAAGGAAGGGGCAGGCAGCACACGTGTACACCCGGTCACCTCGCTCGCTGCCGACGCCCGCCGCATCTTTCGTCAGCATCTCCAGTGTGCACTTGGCACAGATCTGTGCAGAGGAGCCGTCCTCGTCGTCAAGAGCCAGGCCACACAGGCGACAGGTGAAGGGGAAGAGGAGTGGGGGCAGCGGCGCATGCGTGTTCACGTGCGCCCCAGGCTCACGGATCCCTGGCGAGGACCGCTGCTCCGGCTTCAAGCCTGTAAACGGCTGCGTGTACCCGCCATCACCACCAGCACTCAAGTTCACTCCAGTCTCTGTGGCTTCTGAAGAGAAATGAAACTGAGTAAGTTCCACTTAATAAACACCACATTCAGTAGACTTAGCAAAGCTTGAAAAGCCGCCCTAATGTAacatgatgaagaaaaaaaaaaaaggagacgCTTACCTCCGCTTGAGGCAACAGGAGCATCTCCTCGGAGTCTCTGGCCTGCAGCAGGATGCTGGTGGGCATGGCTACTCACTGGCCGCTGCATGCTGCGACCAGGATTCGCAACTGTATGCATGCGCTGGTGCCTCTTCAGGTTCCCCAAGGAACTACAGGCAAAAGTACAGTGCTCGCACTTGTAGGGTTTCTCTCCAGTGTGGATGCGCAAGTGCCTCTGCAGGTTCACCAGCTGTGCCGAGGCATACGAGCACAGCGGGCACCTATATGGCTTCTCCCCGTTGTGGGTCTTCATGTGTCTCTTGACGTGATTCGTGTAGCGCGAAGAGAAGCCACACAGCACGCATGAGTGGAGCTTCAGCGAGCCGTCCTCGCCCGCTGTTCTCTCACAGGCTGCCCCCTCAAGTGTGGCTTGTGAGTCGGAGGCAGACCCAGAGCAGGCAACTGACTGAGCCTCGCCCACCACGACACTCATGTCCCCTTTGCAGCAGCGTAGGCAGTAGGGTCCAACTAGGTCCAGCCCGGGTCCTGCAGGCTCCTCTAGGAGGCGGGCGCAGCCCCGGCAGGAGAGGTATGAGGGGAAGGCAGCCTCAGACGAGCTGCCCTCGCGCTTGCTCTCGCCGGCATGAATGTCGTCTGTGTCGCTCTCCATGCTGAAGCGAGCGAAGGAGGCGCTCTCTTCGTCTCCCAGTTGGAAGCTAGGCAGAGTAAGATCAGCTGCACGGAGTCAGGACAAAACAGTAGGACATTAAAGTCAGACTGTGCAGCTGTACATGTGTTTAGTAAGTACCATTCAGCTATCAAAATTATTTCAGCAGAATGGAGGAGAATGATTTGCTAAAGGAATgattaaataaaccaaaatattttcttctacaaacacattatataaaaatgtttcatacaCATACTTGTATGTTTCACACACTATGCAAAATACTGTTTTCATGCAATCAATCCTGATCCCAGACAAAATCCCTCCCagtgaacaaaataaacaccttttacatttctttgaaAATGCAAATACGTAACTAACAATACGTTCTGTGCTAAAAGCTTAAACATCAACATAAAGgaagatattttttaaagaacaccCTGCTCTCATACTCACACAGTTGGAAAAGCTAATGATGTCTCAGAATCCTCACAACAAAACAAGGGAGGCTGAATTCTGACAAAAGCACAGAATGAAATTTCATATTTCTGTATGCCGTGCGCCTGTAAAATGGCCCTCTCTCTTATGCAGCTCTCTCCTTGCACAAGGCAGGAACGAGTGCGAGAGTGGAGCCTGAGCTGGCCTTTATATTGGGCTTTTCGGAAACCTTTGGTGGATGATTACCCAGcctaatgataatgatgatgactataatggctctgctgctgctgctgctgctgatgatgatgatgatgatgatgatgatgatgatgatgatgatgataaagaCACCAAGAgaaggagatgatgatgatgatgatgatgatgatgatgatgatgaataaaTGCCTTCCTGTAATGGTGTCCTTGATGATGATGGCTGTCTTGATGACCCTTATAATGGTGGcacattgctttttttccctggCTTGCCATTTTCAGATTGTATGTTCTGACAGAGTATTTGCAAAGTGCCGAGCACAATCTTTCAGCAAGGcatgaaaacttttttttttccccaacagATATTGTCATCACCACCTTAACTTATTTGCACTGGGAGCacagtgaaaaagaaataaagaactgCCTGTAAGGTAAAACATTAACTGTTAAGGATCACCCTCGCTCTTATATCACCACTGTATCTTATATGATGTTAATTATAAATTTAAAGAAACTACTTGAATACATTTTTCTGCATATGTTACTGGACAACCATCTTTGGCTCAAAAGAAATCAAAATACCACATATAAAGGTAATTTAAGACAAATTAATATTACTtaacagtaataatagtaagattttttttttacacactgtgACTGGAGCAGCACAAGAGTTCCTACTTGGACACTATGAAATGGCGTGTGGCCAGCCACCACATATAGGTAAACAAAGaaatgtcaaagtcaaatttatttatatagtgctttttacaacagccattgtcacaaagcagctttacacatgtccatgtccaagtccaagcccccagtgagcaagtcaaaGGCGACAATGGCAAAGGAAAACTCActaaagcatgaggaagaaaccttgagaagaaccaagattCAAAAAGGGGGGCCCAtgctcctctggctgacaatggacACTACATTAGCAGCAATCTGCCTGGACAGTTTTGGcatatttgaatttaatttgatttggaTCAGAAGTGTTACTAAGGCTAACAATAAAGGTAACAATAAAGGACACTGTGTACACTGTTTACACACTAGAAGGTacaaaatctaattaaaaaatatatattatatatatatatataatatatatatatatatatatatatatataatatatatatatatataaaatatattatatatatatatatatatatatatacacacatacatatacatacatacacacacacacacatacatacatatatatacacacacatatatatacatacacacacacacatatatgtgtgtgtgtatgtatatatatatatatatgtatgtatatatatatgtatatatatatgtatgtgtgtgtacatatatatatatatatatatatatatgtgtgtgtgtgtatgtatatatatatatacatatat is a window of Electrophorus electricus isolate fEleEle1 chromosome 3, fEleEle1.pri, whole genome shotgun sequence DNA encoding:
- the znf513a gene encoding zinc finger protein 513a isoform X2: MPRRKQQNPQPVKLDSEDGLGINTSASLTFEGNFLLNENLDFSDHNDDRKIIGLERFSADLTLPSFQLGDEESASFARFSMESDTDDIHAGESKREGSSSEAAFPSYLSCRGCARLLEEPAGPGLDLVGPYCLRCCKGDMSVVVGEAQSVACSGSASDSQATLEGAACERTAGEDGSLKLHSCVLCGFSSRYTNHVKRHMKTHNGEKPYRCPLCSYASAQLVNLQRHLRIHTGEKPYKCEHCTFACSSLGNLKRHQRMHTVANPGRSMQRPVSSHAHQHPAAGQRLRGDAPVASSGEATETGVNLSAGGDGGYTQPFTGLKPEQRSSPGIREPGAHVNTHAPLPPLLFPFTCRLCGLALDDEDGSSAQICAKCTLEMLTKDAAGVGSERGDRVYTCAACPFLTHYPNHLARHMKTHSGEKPYKCPQCDYASAHFDNLKRHHRVHTGEKPYKCHLCDYACGNLANLKRHQRVHSGAKPFQCAMCSYSCNQSMNLKRHMLRHTGEKPHKCQECGYTTGHWDNYKRHQKKHGLATDGWVKVRLPGNEVEGEEEEEEV
- the znf513a gene encoding zinc finger protein 513a isoform X4, giving the protein MESDTDDIHAGESKREGSSSEAAFPSYLSCRGCARLLEEPAGPGLDLVGPYCLRCCKGDMSVVVGEAQSVACSGSASDSQATLEGAACERTAGEDGSLKLHSCVLCGFSSRYTNHVKRHMKTHNGEKPYRCPLCSYASAQLVNLQRHLRIHTGEKPYKCEHCTFACSSLGNLKRHQRMHTVANPGRSMQRPVSSHAHQHPAAGQRLRGDAPVASSGEATETGVNLSAGGDGGYTQPFTGLKPEQRSSPGIREPGAHVNTHAPLPPLLFPFTCRLCGLALDDEDGSSAQICAKCTLEMLTKDAAGVGSERGDRVYTCAACPFLTHYPNHLARHMKTHSGEKPYKCPQCDYASAHFDNLKRHHRVHTGEKPYKCHLCDYACGNLANLKRHQRVHSGAKPFQCAMCSYSCNQSMNLKRHMLRHTGEKPHKCQECGYTTGHWDNYKRHQKKHGLATDGWVKVRLPGNEVEGEEEEEEV
- the znf513a gene encoding zinc finger protein 513a isoform X1 — translated: MAAKCNDHKTKVCEMVDSEDGLGINTSASLTFEGNFLLNENLDFSDHNDDRKIIGLERFSADLTLPSFQLGDEESASFARFSMESDTDDIHAGESKREGSSSEAAFPSYLSCRGCARLLEEPAGPGLDLVGPYCLRCCKGDMSVVVGEAQSVACSGSASDSQATLEGAACERTAGEDGSLKLHSCVLCGFSSRYTNHVKRHMKTHNGEKPYRCPLCSYASAQLVNLQRHLRIHTGEKPYKCEHCTFACSSLGNLKRHQRMHTVANPGRSMQRPVSSHAHQHPAAGQRLRGDAPVASSGEATETGVNLSAGGDGGYTQPFTGLKPEQRSSPGIREPGAHVNTHAPLPPLLFPFTCRLCGLALDDEDGSSAQICAKCTLEMLTKDAAGVGSERGDRVYTCAACPFLTHYPNHLARHMKTHSGEKPYKCPQCDYASAHFDNLKRHHRVHTGEKPYKCHLCDYACGNLANLKRHQRVHSGAKPFQCAMCSYSCNQSMNLKRHMLRHTGEKPHKCQECGYTTGHWDNYKRHQKKHGLATDGWVKVRLPGNEVEGEEEEEEV
- the znf513a gene encoding zinc finger protein 513a isoform X3; this encodes MPRRKQQNPQPVKSDLTLPSFQLGDEESASFARFSMESDTDDIHAGESKREGSSSEAAFPSYLSCRGCARLLEEPAGPGLDLVGPYCLRCCKGDMSVVVGEAQSVACSGSASDSQATLEGAACERTAGEDGSLKLHSCVLCGFSSRYTNHVKRHMKTHNGEKPYRCPLCSYASAQLVNLQRHLRIHTGEKPYKCEHCTFACSSLGNLKRHQRMHTVANPGRSMQRPVSSHAHQHPAAGQRLRGDAPVASSGEATETGVNLSAGGDGGYTQPFTGLKPEQRSSPGIREPGAHVNTHAPLPPLLFPFTCRLCGLALDDEDGSSAQICAKCTLEMLTKDAAGVGSERGDRVYTCAACPFLTHYPNHLARHMKTHSGEKPYKCPQCDYASAHFDNLKRHHRVHTGEKPYKCHLCDYACGNLANLKRHQRVHSGAKPFQCAMCSYSCNQSMNLKRHMLRHTGEKPHKCQECGYTTGHWDNYKRHQKKHGLATDGWVKVRLPGNEVEGEEEEEEV